A genome region from Urocitellus parryii isolate mUroPar1 chromosome X, mUroPar1.hap1, whole genome shotgun sequence includes the following:
- the Pwwp4 gene encoding putative PWWP domain-containing DNA repair factor 4 produces the protein MDTQYVLCCWKGRLWPAKVLSRSWTLPKYKRRRVLSLQVQILSEDQKLRVKGKDARALNKLEIEALATSARAWSRATVPSGEKRRYRRALRVALEILTEKAHSDQGRKPEEPGTPKVPAEVLQKPASSPPGRKYQRRKGHFWTKKRGQRGSLCVRSEKGHGLHGENSQVHTAIRLSPAEKQAEASQDTHEHPDFLPPSGGDRQEEGAEEAGPFARPPAVGEDACAKDQQPAWSPPARLFAAVPKAQHQEAGDTRPETPATSQETTAFAENAEGPGEGALEGMAASSTGSTPSLRRSLGFAHRKRKLQAPDPKKGLRGRPRRVRSQAMRAARASTIRAGDRPARGAAAGPSAREPCPIKRGTMVWFKFQDHPFWPAVVKSVCKTQKTARVLLIEANLRGERSGIRVPLHRLKHLDCEEKEKLLKRASKAYRQSVNWCLSLIAHYRERVGRGSFVGSFLDYYAADASYPMRKAIQDGDLDVSFPKVNYADLEDSEEETSVGVGGKRTCKKLLPDRRRAARDRANQKLVDFIVKKKGADHHLLDIVKGRKQSRWLTSFLSESRYVFCIETYLEDEDQLDVVVKHLQDIYEQTDKALLTLIRGDKVRFLLEVLLPEAIICSIAALDGLDYKGAEEKYLRGPPVHPREKELFDKDILKQMRKRSRRGRKVVRSLPQPCTSAGASSSPQPIRPPLCVKGGASPPP, from the coding sequence ATGGACACCCAGTATGTCCTATGCTGTTGGAAAGGCCGCTTGTGGCCAGCCAAGGTTTTGTCCAGATCTTGGACTTTGCCGAAATATAAGAGGAGAAGGGTGCTTTCTCTCCAAGTCCAGATCCTCTCTGAAGACCAAAAATTGAGAGTGAAGGGCAAAGACGCAAGGGCGCTGAACAAGTTGGAAATCGAAGCCCTGGCCACCTCAGCCCGGGCATGGTCCAGGGCCACTGTGCCATCGGGGGAGAAAAGAAGGTACAGAAGAGCCCTTAGAGTGGCGCTGGAGATTCTGACTGAGAAAGCCCACTCGGATCAAGGAAGAAAACCCGAGGAGCCAGGGACCCCTAAGGTGCCTGCAGAGGTACTCCAAAAGCCAGCCAGCTCGCCACCTGGCAGAAAGTATCAGAGGCGCAAAGGGCACTTCTGGACTAAGAAAAGGGGACAACGGGGATCCCTGTGCGTGCGTTCAGAGAAGGGGCACGGCCTGCATGGCGAGAATTCCCAGGTGCACACAGCCATCCGCCTGTCTCCAGCTGAAAAGCAAGCAGAGGCATCGCAAGACACCCACGAGCATCCAGATTTCCTGCCTCCTAGTGGAGGTGACCGCCAGGAAGAGGGGGCAGAAGAAGCAGGCCCCTTCGCGCGTCCTCCCGCCGTGGGGGAGGATGCCTGTGCTAAAGACCAACAGCCAGCTTGGTCGCCTCCAGCAAGACTCTTTGCAGCTGTGCCCAAAGCTCAGCACCAAGAGGCGGGGGACACCCGCCCAGAGACCCCGGCTACTTCCCAGGAGACCACTGCCTTCGCAGAGAATGCAGAGGGCCCAGGCGAGGGTGCCTTGGAAGGGATGGCAGCATCCTCCACCGGCTCTACCCCGAGCCTGCGTCGCTCCCTCGGTTTCGCCCACAGGAAAAGGAAGCTCCAGGCGCCGGACCCCAAGAAAGGACTGCGGGGGCGCCCACGCCGTGTGCGCTCCCAGGCGATGAGGGCCGCCAGGGCCAGCACCATAAGGGCTGGCGATCGACCAGCGCGAGGAGCCGCAGCAGGGCCTTCGGCACGCGAGCCCTGCCCTATCAAAAGAGGGACGATGGTCTGGTTCAAGTTTCAGGATCATCCGTTTTGGCCGGCAGTGGTCAAGAGCGTGTGCAAAACCCAGAAGACGGCCCGGGTGCTGTTGATTGAGGCGAACCTGCGCGGGGAACGCAGCGGCATTCGGGTCCCTCTGCACAGGCTGAAGCACCTGGATTGTGAGGAGAAGGAGAAACTCCTGAAGAGAGCCAGCAAGGCCTACCGGCAGAGTGTGAACTGGTGCTTGTCGCTCATTGCCCACTACCGAGAGCGGGTGGGTCGGGGCTCTTTCGTGGGCTCCTTCCTGGACTACTACGCGGCCGACGCCAGCTACCCCATGCGCAAAGCCATCCAAGACGGGGACCTGGACGTCAGTTTTCCAAAGGTGAATTATGCCGACCTGGAAGATTCCGAGGAGGAGACCTCGGTGGGCGTGGGCGGCAAGAGGACCTGCAAGAAGCTGCTCCCCGACCGCAGGAGGGCCGCTCGGGACCGAGCCAACCAGAAGCTGGTGGACTTCATCGTGAAGAAGAAGGGGGCCGACCACCATCTGCTGGACATCGTGAAGGGCAGGAAGCAGTCCCGGTGGCTGACGTCCTTTCTGAGTGAAAGCCGGTACGTGTTCTGCATCGAGACGTACCTGGAGGACGAGGATCAGCTGGATGTCGTCGTCAAGCATCTGCAAGACATCTACGAGCAAACGGACAAGGCCTTGCTCACTCTCATCAGAGGTGACAAAGTGAGATTTCTTCTGGAAGTCCTGCTGCCAGAAGCGATCATTTGTTCAATCGCTGCGCTGGACGGACTCGACTACAAGGGAGCAGAAGAGAAGTACCTGCGAGGGCCACCTGTGCATCCACGGGAGAAGGAACTGTTTGACAAGGACATCTTGAAGCAGATGAGGAAGAGATCCAGGAGAGGCAGAAAGGTGGTCAGGTCtcttccccagccctgcacctcCGCAGgggcctcctcctctccccaaccCATCAGGCCGCCCCTCTGTGTGAAAGGAGGCGCCTCACCCCCTCCCTAG